GAAGGAAAGATATGTGGTGATGTAGATTATGATAATGTAGTTGAAAATGTAAAAGCCATTACTCCTGTTCCAGGAGGAGTAGGTAGTGTTACATCAGCTATTTTACTAAGACACGTAATTATGGCGTGCAAAAATATTACAGATAAATAATAGTTGAAAAAAAGGCCAATATGGCCTTTTTTGCTGTCTAAAATTGTAATTAAATAGAAAATAATTAATTTATTACAAAAGAAGGAATATTATGATAAGCATTGAATAATGAATAATAAAAGAAAAATGAAAGGAGGGCAGTACAATTAAAAAAAGGAGGGATAATTATTGATGTCTAAGAAAAGATTGCTTATCATAATTACAATCATTTTAACTCTATGTATTGTTTCCTTCACAGCCTATGCTCAATCACCAGAAGATGGAGGTGTTAATTTTGGTGTGATTTCATTATTACCACCTTTACTAGCTATAGTTCTTGCATTTATTACAAAGCAGGTCCTATTGTCATTATTTCTTGGAGTATTTGTAGGCGCTTTATTATTATATGGAGGAAATCCTTTTTATGCATTTTTAAGAACCTTAGATGAATACTTACTAGGTTCTGCATCAGATTCGTGGAATGCGGCAATACTAATATTTACTTTAAGCATTGGTGGAATGATTGGTGTAGTTTCAAAAATGGGAGGAACAAAAGCTATAGCTGAGGCATTAGCTAAAAAAACCAAAACTGCTAGAGGAGCTCAAATAGTCACTTGGATATTAGGGGTTCTTGTTTTTTTTGATGATTATGCTAATACTCTTATAGTTGGTCCTACTATGAGACCTTTGTCTGATAAGATGAAAGTATCTAGAGAAAAGCTTTCGTACATTATAGACTCAACAGCAGCTCCTATTGCAGGTATGGCCTTGGTATCTACATGGGTAGGATATGAAATAGGAGTTATGAGAAATGCTTATGAAGCTATTGGGGTTTCAGAAAATATTTACTTTGTGTTTTTAAAATCTATTCCTTATACTTTCTATAACATAATTGCAATATTACTGGTGTTAGTATTGGCTATTACTCAAAAAGAAATAGGGCCAATGTATCATGCTGAAAGAAGAGCAAGGCTTACTGGGAAGCTAAATTCTGACACTGCAAAGCCTATGGCTAGTGATGAAGTTTCTAAAATGGAAATCCAGGAAGGTATTAAATTAAAAGCCTCAAATGCTATCATACCTATATTGACCTTAGTGTAAAATAATTGTAGGAAAAAATATAAAAAGAATAGCCCCATATGTTATGATGGAAGTGTCAAAGCAACACACCAAAACACAGAGGAGGCTATTCTTATGAATACAATTATACAC
Above is a window of Proteiniborus ethanoligenes DNA encoding:
- a CDS encoding Na+/H+ antiporter NhaC family protein — its product is MSKKRLLIIITIILTLCIVSFTAYAQSPEDGGVNFGVISLLPPLLAIVLAFITKQVLLSLFLGVFVGALLLYGGNPFYAFLRTLDEYLLGSASDSWNAAILIFTLSIGGMIGVVSKMGGTKAIAEALAKKTKTARGAQIVTWILGVLVFFDDYANTLIVGPTMRPLSDKMKVSREKLSYIIDSTAAPIAGMALVSTWVGYEIGVMRNAYEAIGVSENIYFVFLKSIPYTFYNIIAILLVLVLAITQKEIGPMYHAERRARLTGKLNSDTAKPMASDEVSKMEIQEGIKLKASNAIIPILTLV